The proteins below are encoded in one region of Streptomyces roseirectus:
- a CDS encoding ABC transporter permease yields MTVRILRKAAVCLGVGLLALFVLGPLLWLFPHAFAGTWRYPGLLPQEWTLRWWRAVADNPDLVAAVRWSFVFAPVATLLSAVVCLPAAYAFSRFDFPGRRFFLVALFSVNAFPKIGLYVAMASLFYTLNLMTTFWGVVIVQLLGTVVFMTWLPAAAFSSVPRSLEEAARDAGAGPLTVFWRVTLPIARPGILVAVILSFLAAFDEAQGTLLVGAPVYLTMPTAMFSMVTNYPEGVAAVFSLLLSVPSVVLLFGVRRHIMGGHLAEGFQLR; encoded by the coding sequence ATGACCGTACGCATCCTCCGAAAAGCCGCCGTCTGCCTGGGAGTCGGGCTGCTCGCCCTCTTCGTCCTCGGCCCGCTGCTGTGGCTCTTCCCGCACGCCTTCGCCGGCACCTGGCGCTACCCCGGGCTCCTCCCGCAGGAGTGGACGCTGCGCTGGTGGCGGGCCGTCGCCGACAACCCCGACCTGGTCGCGGCGGTGCGCTGGAGCTTCGTCTTCGCGCCGGTAGCGACGCTGCTGTCCGCCGTCGTCTGCCTGCCCGCCGCGTACGCGTTCTCCCGCTTCGACTTCCCCGGCCGCCGCTTCTTCCTCGTCGCGCTGTTCTCGGTGAACGCGTTCCCGAAGATCGGCCTGTACGTCGCGATGGCGTCGCTCTTCTACACGCTGAACCTGATGACGACGTTCTGGGGCGTCGTCATCGTCCAACTCCTCGGCACCGTCGTCTTCATGACGTGGCTGCCCGCCGCCGCGTTCTCCTCGGTGCCGCGCAGCCTGGAGGAGGCCGCCCGGGACGCGGGCGCGGGTCCACTGACCGTGTTCTGGCGCGTGACCCTGCCGATCGCCCGCCCCGGCATCCTCGTCGCGGTGATCCTCTCCTTCCTCGCCGCGTTCGACGAGGCCCAGGGCACGCTGCTGGTCGGCGCGCCGGTCTACCTGACCATGCCGACCGCGATGTTCAGCATGGTCACCAACTACCCCGAGGGCGTCGCGGCCGTCTTCTCGCTCCTGCTGTCCGTCCCGTCCGTGGTCCTGCTGTTCGGCGTGCGCCGGCACATCATGGGCGGCCATCTCGCCGAAGGGTTCCAACTGCGA